TATAACTTATTTAGTTTTTTACGAAACAATACCGTCCGCTCTTTGTGGATAGTCCACTAGTTGTATATACAACTAAACTTAGGATTCACATCTCTTTCCTCATCTCCAACCTCATAATTACACTAATACTCACTATATTTTCTCCTTTTTCAATTAAATGATATTTTTTTATACTTATATTATTATGTTTTCTCACTTCTTCATTCACAACCAGTTTCAAAAACTATTAAAAAATTAATACGAAGTGTCCCCCAATATACATATGAACATTAACATTTTCTTTCTCTTTCACTCACAAATCACAATCACTCACAACCAATTTTAAAATACGTAAAACCCAGTCACATAAAATTGTCGAAtgagatgtgaatgctcttaacgGCTAGTCATGTAAATACTTTCACCATAAAAAACGAGACAAATCCACAACGAGTCACACCAAGCATTAAGGTTTTAAATGTACATCACAACTAAACTAAAGGGCTAGTTATGTAAATACTTTCTCCATAAATCCAAAAAAATTGTAACAAATTGCACCATTCGTCACAATAAAGTCACAAAGCGGCGTTTCTCTCTCGTCGTATTTGTAGTCTTTTCCACCCTTTCATACTTATCACCAACATACCACCATGGGAAGAAAGCTCGATGCTCTTCTTGGCCGGAAATTCAAAACCTCCAAGTTCAAAGCCACGGTTAACCTCGCGGTTTCACGCGTAACCGTTTTAAAAAACCAGCGCCAGGCTCGGCTCGCGGTGGCCCGCTCTGATATCATCCAGCTTCTTAACCTCGACCACCACGAAAACGCTCTTCTTCGGGTACTTTTCGGTTTTCATTCTTTGTAAAATTGGATTGACTCATTAcagcgcagcttgttgcccgtttacctgtcattcttttttataaatatagtGTGTTTAATTGATTATGGAATTATTGTTTGTAACAGGTTGACCAAGTGATTAAGGAGCAGAACATGTTGGATGTGTTGGTAATGGTTGATGGTTATTGTCATGTAGTTTTGCAGATGGTTAATCTTATAGAAAAAGAAAAGTATGTACTCTTTAAGCTATTTTAATttcttaattaattattaattattaatttttcaGTCGGTTATTAtttgttacttttttttttatttctagtttTGCTATCTGAGCGTGTTTGAGGAGTTTGTTTGCCACATGAATATCTGGCTTTTTAAACTGGaacaaaaaaaatactaaaaaacacTTATCATTTTGCTAAAACGCTTAGAAATTAAAGAAAAAACTTTTAatttctattttatttattttaacaatgAAGGAAAAAACTTTTAATTTGTAATTTATTTTTAACATTTTGGGCAAATTTAAATCAGGGATTGTCCGGATGAACTGAAAGAAGCAGTATCAAGCTTGCTGTATGCAGCTCCGAGATGTGGAGAGTTCCCGGAGCTTCAAGAGGTTCGCGAAATCCTCACGTCGCGTTACGGGAAGGAATTTGCTCGTGGCGCGATTGAGTTACGAAGTAACTGTGGTGTTAATACAAGGGTAAGAAAACAGAGATTGATTGATTCATATGATTATAGTGTGTTTTTTGATTTATAGGCGGTTAAGAAGAATCATATACGTTTTTAGATGTTTTTGAACTTATTTTGGTTTTAGGGAGTCAGCTAGTCAAAGGAGATGACTCATCTTTTTAAGTTTTGCCATGTCAGCATATTCAAGAAGTTCGCTTGCCATGTAAATAATTGTGTCACCTATCATGGACGTCGAACTCCATAAAAATCTAACCactttaaaaaaatccaaaaaacactTATCATTTTAATTAAACacctagaaataaaaaaaaataacaatttgTGTTTTTAATGTTGATTGTTTTACATCGAATGTGTTTTTGGTGGTGTTAGATGATACAAAAACTGTCACCACGACAGTCGAGCTTGGAGACCAGAATGAAGGTCTTGCAAGAGATCGCCGTTGAGAATGGCATCGTTCTTAAATTCGAAGATTCGTCTCCGGTGGTTAAAGAGGTAACCAAATCAAATCCTATCAAAATTTAATAACGTTTAAGTTCAGGcaaattatttttgaaaatcttgatAATATAAATTTACAGTGGTATAGAGAGGTTTATTATTCAAGAACAGGGAAAAGTAAGAAAAATTATACAAGAAAAAACCTATTCTAGCTAGATAGGTTAGTAAAAGCCCAAAACAATATAAGCCCAATAACTTATTACGCAAAGAGCACCAATGATGTGTGCTTTTTGCTCGTCCGCTTCTAATGTGGAAGGTCCCCGGACCTCACCACTCGTCTACAGTGGCGAAGTTTGAAAATTTTCATCGGGGGTCGGAAGTTACCGGATCTAAAAGTATAtacctaattttttttataaaaccggtgggtcgaaaacgtatatacctaaaaaaatttatacgaaacatacatacataatactaCTGAGCAAAAActtcaacccccccccccccgcccctTCATAGCTTTGCCCCTGCTCGTCTGGTAACATTGTAAAGTTCATCCGGTTCGTAACAAGGTTGGCAGTCCAGACCTCCAACGGACTTCTTTTGTGGGGCCCCCACTCACACAGTCACATAcatatattaatattttaatgGGGTTTGTATATTGTGGGAAAACCGGGGGTTTTTTTAAACAGGTTTGTAAATTTGATGTGGCACTGAGGTGTCAGTTGTGGGGGGTTTTTGAGGTTTGTACATTTTGGGTGCTCTAATAGATAATTTATGGTTTTAGGTGGAGGAAGAATCTACACAAAGTGTTTTGGACGATGAAGTTGTTGAAGCGTTGAGTTTTTCTGAGTCTACAAAGGGAAAGAAGAAATATAGGGACGTAGAAGACGCTGCACAAGCCGCGTTTGAATCCGCGGCCTATGCAGCGGCCGCCGCCAGGGCGGCCGTGGAGCTTTCTAGATCACGATCATTCGGTTCAGATAACCCCGACAGCCCAAACTCGCGGCCAAGAAAAGTACTCGGTTCAAACAATGAAAAATCAAAACTCTGGATGAAAAATGAGAAAACACTCGAGTCTGAATCAGAACCCGAACAAGAGGGTGAAATAAAAACACCGAAGAATGATTCGAATCCATTGGTGAAGAGTATGGTTTTTGATGAAAGTGACAATGAGATTGAGAACGAACAAAGAGATTATTCGTCAACAAAACAAGTAGAGTTTAAATCTGGAAACACCGAATCAGGATTTGGGGACGAGTTGAAGATACAACAACTAGATTTGACGAAGAGGCCGATATCTGTGAGGACTAGACGAGTGTATGGACGATGACGAATGTTATAGGGTGTGATTGTgttctatgtttttttttttttttttgtgttttaattCTGTTATTATGTTCTTTGGTTTTGAGAGACTGATGTTTTTTTCCTAAGATTGTTGTTAATATATGTTCATTTGTTACTAAAGTTGATGTCATTTGGTACATTTGacaaaggtttttacatactTAACTAGTTGATGTCATTTGGTCATATACTACATTTGATAAAGGTTGACTGAACATCtagaaatatgtttgtatatGCATGATTCTCGAAAGCCACACTTGAACGCTATCAAACACGTCGTATATTTCATTCAAGGCAATTATACTCTTAGTGGGTGTTTAAAAACATGTCATTCGATCAAGCAGTGACGAAgctggggggggggggcgaaaacgtatatacctaaaaatttctatagaaccgagggtcgaaaacgtatatacccaaacattttactttttaaaaaaaccaataagtcaataaattATTTCAAACTCAATCCCAAACGCCCGTttaattatatctttaaaattaCTTCTAAATTTACACCACTATCCATAACTACCTAAAAAAACATTTATTACACAATTTGCTACCACTAAGCTACAATCCCACAACCCTTTTGGTGATCATGTAATAATAGTTTTTtctctcttttctttttcttttttatttttgccTGTGATATATACCGGATGGTAATAATTGGAATTGGATTAATTACTAATTAAGTTATTTGGTGTTAGCTATATCTAATTTGACTAATGAGGTTAACCCATAGTGGCAAAAAGAAGTATTAAAATTGAAGTTTTCGAAAGAATAACACACTTGTGTCATTTTTGTTGCTTCTAGAAGTTTAGTAAACTTGTATGTGTTATGTGTGGCTGCTTGTTGTGTATAAAAACGATTTTTTATTCCAACTTTATGGCCGCTAATATGTTGACTTAATTGTGATAATAAGAATAAACAATAAAATTATAGCATTTAATCTTAAAACAAGAGAAAACAATAGATTGTTTATtttaaatctatactatataataaaagaaacctgatttgggACACATGTCGCTCATTGAGGGCATCAATAATTTATTgataaattttaatttttaaattaaaaaactaTTGTATTTTTAAATACATATTGAAAATAATATCATACGTCATATCGAAAATCAATTATTAAGTTAAACAAATATTTCGTAATAGTTGATTAAAGTCAAAAATGAattttaaaaaaaactttatattaaaaaatataaggTGTTTATTTAGTGTTTATAGGATATTATGTAATATAGTTGATTAATatcaaaagtttaaaattttttaaaaactttataactatactatataataaaagaaacctgatttgggacacatagggcatcaataatttattgataaattttatattaaaaagatttaaatattatattagaattttattttgattgtaaatctaaaatctaaaatgtgttttaaatctaatctataatttatggatttaattttgatttgaaattatTAAACAAAAACCCATAAAATTAATAACCATTTAATCAATTTCGTAAGTTTTACTTTCCCTTCTAGAATCAAATTAGATTTTTGTGATAATTAAAGTTTTGTCAAGAATATAAAAAAATCATTATTCAATATTCAATATATTACATCAAATATTTAGAATTAAACTCCACTTCATTCTAATTACTAGGTATGTTTTTTTACTCTTCAAATGCTATGCATATTATCTATGTCACATTGAAAACATCATTTTTTTTAGATAAGTTTACCATGTCAAATAAGTACTATGCATATTATCTATGTCACATAGAAAACATCATGTATTTTTAGATATAAGTTAGATATATATGTTTTAAAACAAGGTAAACTCTTAACATACATATTTTTTCCTATTGTAACTAAGATGTAGAGGTCTGTGAAAGGTATCTTTACATTCAGAAtgtcataattttttttttaaatttagatttACTTAGTTGTCGTATAGTGTCTcatgtctttatttttatttttttcacttATATATATGTTTCATTGGTTCAATTGTACATGTAAAGTATTACACTATACATAGTATTTTCTCAACTATAGTTAATTGGTTTTATTGATTCAATTTTTGTCTATTCATTTACATTACTTTTATATGTCTAGAAGTCCCTTTTCAGACCTTTCAAACGGTATGGGACATATACATTATCAATAGTTTTTATTGGTTTCCTTACTAATTGTGGTAAAAGTAATTATTTCGTACAATTCATATTGGTTTATAGCTTTGAATACGAGCATACCTTATATTAATGTTAATGATAGCGAAAGTGAGGAAACTATATTTGGAtggtagaaaatataatattatacCAACATTAACCCGTCAGAATAATCTATTATCAAATAAAATCAGACATGTTACCTTTGAACAAGAAAATGTCACAATAAATATTAGTATTAGTACAAAATTTTAAGTTCCTATGACAAATCCTAAAACATATCAATAGTTTTTATTGGTTTCCTTACTAATTGTGATAAAAGTAATTATTTCGTACAATTCATATTGGTTTATAGCTTTGAATACGAGCATACCTTATATTAATGTTAATGATAGCGAAAGTGAGGAAACTATATTTGGAtggtagaaaatataatattatgcCAACATTAACCCGTCAGAATAATCTATTATCAAATAAAATCAGACATGTTACCTTTGAACAAGAAAATGTCACAATAAATATTAGTAGTAGTACAAAATTTTAAGTTCCTATGACAAATCCTAAAACAAATAACAGATTATATTATTATGAATGGCTATACAAACTTCAATATTTATTTCGTATTTGGTCTGCATAttactctatattatatatatttagatcatattatgaacatatttttttattcacattataattatgattcacctcgtgtattacacgggacAATAACCTAGTATATTTATATGACAGTGTTCACATCTGAATTCACTGCCATTTCATTGTGTAGCTGCAAATTGAAGAAATAAAGTCATTTAGAAAAAGccaatataaataatattatttacATATTTACATACTATTATTTAGCAACTATTTTATGTTTACATACTACTATTTAGCAACTATTTTATGGATAATGATCTAATCATGTTTTCAGGGGTTTTTCTAAGAgagttttgattttttatttttaaccttcAGTTTTCATTTTTAGAAATTTTAACCtcataaaaattgtttttttttttttactttaaccaatttttttattattatttacaattaacctcataacttttttatttttatttttggttctccatacttttcatcttttgc
This DNA window, taken from Helianthus annuus cultivar XRQ/B unplaced genomic scaffold, HanXRQr2.0-SUNRISE HanXRQChr00c039, whole genome shotgun sequence, encodes the following:
- the LOC118489719 gene encoding uncharacterized protein LOC118489719, translated to MGRKLDALLGRKFKTSKFKATVNLAVSRVTVLKNQRQARLAVARSDIIQLLNLDHHENALLRVDQVIKEQNMLDVLVMVDGYCHVVLQMVNLIEKEKDCPDELKEAVSSLLYAAPRCGEFPELQEVREILTSRYGKEFARGAIELRSNCGVNTRMIQKLSPRQSSLETRMKVLQEIAVENGIVLKFEDSSPVVKEVEEESTQSVLDDEVVEALSFSESTKGKKKYRDVEDAAQAAFESAAYAAAAARAAVELSRSRSFGSDNPDSPNSRPRKVLGSNNEKSKLWMKNEKTLESESEPEQEGEIKTPKNDSNPLVKSMVFDESDNEIENEQRDYSSTKQVEFKSGNTESGFGDELKIQQLDLTKRPISVRTRRVYGR